Part of the Candidatus Thiothrix putei genome, TGCATAGCTTCCGCCAGTTTCGGACCAATACCATTTAATTTTGTGAGATCATCAGCCACTGTTGTTTCAACAACCGGTGTTGAGGTAACGGGTATCGCTGTGGAGATAGGAACCGCTATAGGTTCTGCTGTATTCGTGAGCGTTTGGGCGGGTGATGCAACAAGTTTTGCTTTTGCGGTGCTCAGTTCTGCTTGTAACTCACGGTTCTGCTTTTGCAGCGTATCATTTTCTTTACGGCTGGTTTGCAGGGCTGTTTCGAGTTTTTTCTTCGGATTAGGTACAAACAAACGGACAAAAATCCACTCAACTAACCAACCCACCAGTATTCCAAGAATAAATACGCCTACTAGTTTAGACATTGTGAAACTCCATTGATTTAGCATGTATTTAATGCTTTTTATTACAAAGCAGATTCTAAACACATAATACGGCGGACAGAATACACCAAATGGTAGGGTTTGGCAGACAAACCTCCTCCCGACTTGATCTATAGCAATGTAATAATGTGATTACTTCATTACTTTTAGTGTCCTACTCATATGCTATTATACTTCAACCGCCCATAATTGCAGATTCCTCAAAGGTCTGAAAGTTGAGAGTCAGCAAGGAGTCCAAGGCTTTTTTATGCGTAGTGTGGGTTTGTGCCAAACAGGCATCAATGGCCTGCGCAAACGCGGTAAAGTTTTCATGGTAACGTGAATACAGGCATTCCTTCTTCACAAACTTCCAGAGGCGCTCAATCAGGTTCAGGTTGGGGGAATAAGCGGGTAGGAACAACAGTTCGATCCCGAGTGTTTGGGCGAATGTTTGTACCAGGCTACAGCGCTGGTAACGGGCATTGTCCATCACCAAGGTCACCGGGACATCCAGGGCCAATGCCTTGATTTGCCGAAGCAACTGACAAACACTTTGGGAGTTGATGTAACTGTCATTGGTCACGGTGACCAGTTCATGGGTGACTGCATTCAACGCACCGAGGACATTGTAGCGCTGGCGTCCGGCAGGGGCGCGGATGAACAGCCGGGTGAAACACCACAGGAACCCCAGAAACGGGGCCAGGACAAAATGGGCGGCGTCGACAAAGAAAACGGCGCGTTTTCCGGCCTTGGCCTCCTCAAGACGCGGCTCCAGCTCTTTTTTTAAAAGTCTCCTGGGCAGCAGGGTCGGCTTTCGCCGGTATCATCCCCACCTTCCTGACGGACAAACCCAAGTCATGCAGGAATAGCCGCACGGCTTCCCGCTTGAGTTCAAGGCCGGTTAAGCGCTGTATATCAGCGATCGCCTGACTGATCCGGGTCGGTGGATGCTTCTCAAAATGTTTCTTCAGGGGCTCACGGAAAGGTTCCAACCGGCGGGTTGGGCGACGGAAATCCAGTTGTTCCAAGGCAGCGATCCCACCTTGTTGGTAACGTTTCAAATAACGGGTGACCGTCGTTGAACTCACCTGTGCCAGCCGTTCAATGTCCCCATGCGCCATTCCCTGGCTTTTTAGCCACAACACTTCCATCCGTTGGCGGACGCGAGGGTGGGCATGGCGGTAACGCCCCTCATTCAAGGCGGTTTGATCGGATTCGCTGAAGTCTATCTGGATCATGGAAAGGACGACCGGTTGCCAATAACAGCCGTACTTTGCTTGAGGGCTTCTCATTATTCAACAGCTATTCACGGGCAAAGTATAAAGTTTATTGCGCTTGCCGGTATATTGTTATTGCTGGCAGGGTGTCAGGATGAGTCCAATATCTATCAACCGGATAATAGCAGTGCAAAAGTATTGCGCTCCGAATTAGATGCCACACTGAGAGGATTGATTCAGCAGCATGGGCTTTCAGGTGATGCGCTGCAAGGTCGAATATTGCCCACCATCGAATCACCTTTGGCACAATTGGGGATGCAGTTGTTTTTTAGCAAGTCACTGTCCGGCAATCGGGATGTTGCCTGTGCAAGTTGTCATCATCCATTGTTAGGGGGAGGGGATAACTTATCATTGTCGATTGGGGTGGATGCGGTCGATCCTAATGTGTTGGGGCATAAACGTTTGTTACAGGGGAACCTGAGTCCTAGTGTGCCACGTAATGCGCCAACTACATTTAATATCGGTTTGTGGCGGCAGTTCATGTTTCATGATGGACGGGTCGCGCAACTTGATAAAGGAATTATGACCCCTGATGTCGCTTATTTACAGCTAGACCCTTT contains:
- a CDS encoding helix-hairpin-helix domain-containing protein; this encodes MSKLVGVFILGILVGWLVEWIFVRLFVPNPKKKLETALQTSRKENDTLQKQNRELQAELSTAKAKLVASPAQTLTNTAEPIAVPISTAIPVTSTPVVETTVADDLTKLNGIGPKLAEAMQASGIKRYAQLAELTIDDLNEKLASSNIRYSKASAESWAKQATLAAAGDWDGLKTYQNALKA